A single window of Myxocyprinus asiaticus isolate MX2 ecotype Aquarium Trade chromosome 34, UBuf_Myxa_2, whole genome shotgun sequence DNA harbors:
- the LOC127425710 gene encoding nuclear inhibitor of protein phosphatase 1-like isoform X1: MAVSASTNIAGFDCPTWAGKPPPGLHLDVVKGDKLIEKLIIDEKKFYLFGRNPDHCDFTIDHQSCSRVHAALVYHRHLKRVFLIDLNSTHGTFLGRIRLEPHKPQQVPIDSTMSFGASTRVYTLREKPQTQSSSAAGDSKGVEDEELKGLLGLPEEETELENLTEFNTAHNKRISTLTIEEGNLEIQRPKRRRRSSRVSFSEEEEIINPEDVDPSVGRFRNMVQTAVVPIKKKKLEAHGTLGLDDIVGRRLQNFPLSAGLYGDLPPTSHEAGGQVGGAQGGGSSAMLGGMPLPFPNPAPEVDLLPAAVQPPAMLNPTPAPGPYSAEPLNEPRKKKYAKEAWPGKKPTPSLLI, encoded by the exons ATGGCGGTGAGCGCAAGCACAAACATTGCTGGCTTTGACTGTCCGACATG GGCGGGAAAGCCTCCACCTGGCCTCCATCTGGATGTTGTTAAAGGAGACAAATTAATAGAG AAGCTGATCATCGATGAAAAGAAGTTCTATCTGTTTGGGAGGAATCCTGATCACTGTGACTTCACAATAGACCATCAGTCCTGCTCGCGTGTTCATGCAGCGCTGGTTTACCACAGACACCTCAAGAGAGTCTTTCTCATCGACCTCAACAGCA CCCATGGCACATTTCTGGGCAGAATTCGCCTTGAGCCTCACAAACCACAGCAGGTGCCGATCGACTCGACCATGTCGTTTGGAGCATCGACGCGAGTGTACACGCTGAGAGAGAAACCACAGACACAGAGTAGCTCTGCTGCAGGAGACAGTAAAGGAGTGGAGGATGAGGAGCTCAAGGGGTTACTGGGACTGCCAGAGGAAGAAACAGAGctcgag AACCTGACAGAGTTCAACACGGCTCATAACAAGCGCATCTCCACGCTCACCATCGAGGAGGGAAACCTGGAGATCCAGAGAcccaagaggaggaggaggagctcaCGAGTGTCCTTCAGTGAAGAGGAGGAGATCATCAACCCTG AGGATGTCGACCCCTCTGTAGGGCGCTTCAGAAACATGGTGCAGACAGCTGTGGTCCCCATTAAG AAGAAGAAACTGGAGGCTCATGGTACATTGGGACTGGACGACATCGTAGGACGCCGGTTACAGAACTTCCCTCTCAGCGCTGGGCTCTACGGTGACTTACCGCCCACCAGTCATGAGGCAGGTGGACAAGTGGGTGGAGCTCAGGGTGGCGGGTCTTCTGCCATGTTGGGCGGGATGCCTCTGCCCTTCCCTAACCCCGCCCCAGAGGTCGATCTCTTGCCCGCTGCAGTGCAGCCCCCTGCTATGCTCAACCCCACTCCCGCTCCTGGACCCTACTCGGCCGAACCCCTCAATGAGCCACGCAAGAAAAAATACGCCAAGGAGGCGTGGCCTGGCAAAAAGCCCACTCCTTCCCTGCTGATTTAA
- the LOC127425710 gene encoding nuclear inhibitor of protein phosphatase 1-like isoform X2, which translates to MMSSKEALSLKNLTEFNTAHNKRISTLTIEEGNLEIQRPKRRRRSSRVSFSEEEEIINPEDVDPSVGRFRNMVQTAVVPIKKKKLEAHGTLGLDDIVGRRLQNFPLSAGLYGDLPPTSHEAGGQVGGAQGGGSSAMLGGMPLPFPNPAPEVDLLPAAVQPPAMLNPTPAPGPYSAEPLNEPRKKKYAKEAWPGKKPTPSLLI; encoded by the exons atgatgtcaagcaaagaggcactgagtttgaag AACCTGACAGAGTTCAACACGGCTCATAACAAGCGCATCTCCACGCTCACCATCGAGGAGGGAAACCTGGAGATCCAGAGAcccaagaggaggaggaggagctcaCGAGTGTCCTTCAGTGAAGAGGAGGAGATCATCAACCCTG AGGATGTCGACCCCTCTGTAGGGCGCTTCAGAAACATGGTGCAGACAGCTGTGGTCCCCATTAAG AAGAAGAAACTGGAGGCTCATGGTACATTGGGACTGGACGACATCGTAGGACGCCGGTTACAGAACTTCCCTCTCAGCGCTGGGCTCTACGGTGACTTACCGCCCACCAGTCATGAGGCAGGTGGACAAGTGGGTGGAGCTCAGGGTGGCGGGTCTTCTGCCATGTTGGGCGGGATGCCTCTGCCCTTCCCTAACCCCGCCCCAGAGGTCGATCTCTTGCCCGCTGCAGTGCAGCCCCCTGCTATGCTCAACCCCACTCCCGCTCCTGGACCCTACTCGGCCGAACCCCTCAATGAGCCACGCAAGAAAAAATACGCCAAGGAGGCGTGGCCTGGCAAAAAGCCCACTCCTTCCCTGCTGATTTAA